In the Helianthus annuus cultivar XRQ/B chromosome 11, HanXRQr2.0-SUNRISE, whole genome shotgun sequence genome, one interval contains:
- the LOC110890830 gene encoding pentatricopeptide repeat-containing protein At1g02150, with translation MLLHSTISQSPPHPQPISSSFHHNPIKFITFPPGSAKRSHLYPLIITNCSSSSPVSQAYNYGTVDYEKKKPGTTVTWKTIYKRISMMGSREKGSSGVLNQWENEGNSVTKWELCRLVKELRKYGRFKLALEVYDWMNKKPERFILAPSDAAIQLDLISKIDGVSGAEDYFNNLQDDLIDKRVYGALLNAYVHTRKKEKAESLLVEMKEKGYANHALPYNVMMTLYMNLKDHENVEACVSEMMQKNIELDLYTYSIWITSRGAQGSVEKMEEVFEKMKLDVSVKPNWTTYSTLSTVYIKLGELEKAVDCLKMIESKITGRYRIPYHYLLSHYGSIGRKEEVQRIWDAYKTVFEYIPNMGYHAVISAFVRMDEIEEAENLYDEWLSVKTTYDARIGNRLLGWYVRKGDSEKAESFFNEMFDTGKANSSSWEIIGEGHIRQKSISYALACFEKALSHEESRFWKPKPINVSLFFKLCEQERNEKGKEAMFEILREAGVLEDELFMSKLTISKESTAKENEDDDDDSDTFLNDDNE, from the exons ATGTTACTCCACTCAACAATCTCCCAATCCCCACCACATCCACAACCCATTTCCTCATCTTTCCACCATAATCCCATCAAGTTCATCACTTTCCCACCTGGGTCTGCAAAAAGATCCCACCTTTACCCCCTCATCATAACAAactgttcatcttcttcaccTGTTTCACAAGCCTACAACTATGGCACAGTGGACTATGAGAAGAAGAAGCCAGGGACAACAGTCACTTGGAAGACTATTTACAAGAGGATTTCCATGATGGGTAGCCGTGAAAAGGGGTCTAGTGGTGTGTTGAATCAGTGGGAGAATGAGGGGAATAGTGTTACTAAATGGGAGCTTTGTAGGcttgttaaagagttgaggaaGTATGGAAGGTTTAAGCTTGCTCTTGAG GTTTATGATTGGATGAATAAAAAACCCGAAAGATTTATCTTGGCCCCGAGTGACGCTGCGATTCAACTAGATCTAATATCCAAAATAGATGGCGTTTCAGGCGCCGAAGATTACTTCAACAATCTACAAGACGATCTAATCGACAAACGCGTATATGGGGCCCTCTTAAACGCATACGTACACACTAGAAAGAAAGAAAAGGCGGAGTCTTTGCTAGTTGAAATGAAAGAAAAAGGCTACGCTAACCACGCACTTCCGTATAACGTAATGATGACTCTCTATATGAACCTTAAAGATCACGAAAACGTTGAGGCATGTGTTTCCGAAATGATGCAAAAAAATATAGAACTAGATTTATATACGTACAGTATCTGGATCACGTCTCGCGGGGCTCAAGGATCCGTTGAAAAGATGGAAGAAGTGTTTGAAAAAATGAAACTCGACGTGTCGGTTAAGCCAAACTGGACTACGTATAGTACGCTATCTACCGTTTATATCAAGCTTGGGGAGCTTGAAAAGGCCGTAGATTGTCTTAAAATGATCGAAAGTAAGATTACGGGGCGTTATCGAATTCCGTATCATTATCTTTTGAGTCATTACGGTAGCATCGGGAGGAAAGAAGAAGTTCAACGGATTTGGGACGCTTATAAAACGGTTTTCGAGTACATACCAAACATGGGCTATCACGCAGTGATCTCGGCATTTGTAAGAATGGATGAGATTGAAGAAGCGGAGAATCTTTACGATGAATGGCTTTCGGTCAAGACAACCTACGATGCGAGAATTGGTAACCGTTTATTGGGTTGGTACGTTAGAAAAGGGGATTCGGAAAAGGCGGAATCTTTTTTTAACGAAATGTTTGATACGGGAAAGGCGAACTCGAGTTCGTGGGAAATTATCGGCGAAGGTCATATTAGGCAAAAGAGCATTTCCTATGCGTTGGCTTGCTTTGAAAAAGCGCTTTCGCATGAAGAATCGCGGTTTTGGAAACCGAAACCGATTAACGTTTCGTTGTTTTTCAAGCTTTGTGAGCAAGAACGTAACGAGAAGGGCAAGGAGGCTATGTTTGAAATTTTGAGGGAAGCtggtgttcttgaagatgaaTTGTTTATGTCAAAGTTGACTATTTCTAAAGAGTCAACGGCTAAAGAAAacgaagatgatgatgacgacaGTGATACATTTCTGAACGATGATAATGAGTAA